In Halotia branconii CENA392, the genomic stretch CTTGCTAAAATACGCGGATCATTCACCGTATAATTAACAAAAGCATAAACATTCCTCACTATTTGTAAATTTAACGAAGCTTCAATTCCCGTAGTTTCTACTAACCCGATATTTTCCCAAGTTCCCGTATTTCCATTGACAGGCGGGATGAGTCTTGTAAAGGCAATTGTATCAGAAACACGGTTTCTAAAAAATGTCAGCCTCAACAAACCAATATTCCCTAACTTTTGGTCAATCCCCACATCAAAACTATCTCCTTGTTCTGGCTTGAGGTCAGGATTACCAATATTAGTAGGATTAGTATTAAATAAATTGGCGATCGTCGGCGCACGGAAGTTTCTGATATAGTTGGCGCGGAGTGTAGTTGCATCTGAAAGTGCGAATTTTGCTCCTACAGATGGTGAAGTAAACGAACCATTGACCAAACTACTAAAATCTTGCCGCACTCCCAAATTCATACTGAAATTCGGAGAAAAGTTAATTTCATATCTCCCAAAAATTGCCCCTTGTCCTATAGCATCATCATAATTTTCTCTTGTGATGTTTGTCCCATAATTAAATGTGGTGTTGCGTACATTGGTATTACGATAATCAAAGCCATAAACTAAAGTCTGATTCTTCGCAATATTCCAATTATGGGTAACTTGAATACCATAGGAATCCTGTTTGGTATCAAAGCGGTTTTGAGAGGTAATTGCACCGCTACGATTATCAAAACGAGTATTGAGAAAGTCAGCATAAACTCTTGCTGTTAATAGAGAATCATCACTGCTTCCTAATTTGGAGTTCCAGGTTAAATCGGTGAGAACTTGGTCTGTGTATTTGCGATTATTCTCAGTCAGAGAGTTAAAAAATCCCTGTCCAAATTGAGGTACAGGAATGGGTACGCCTCCCGGTACTCCCTGTTCTTTACCTAAATATAAGGTGGAGAAGGTTAAGGTGTTACGTTTTCCTAAATTTGCTTCTAATTTGACGTTAAAGTTATTAAAGAGTGCGTCATTATTCGTTCTTGTCCCCTCAAAGTTAGCTTCAGGAATACGAAAGCGATAATTATTTTGTGCTTGAGTCCGGTTGTAACCAACTACCCAAGAAATATCACCAGACTTTCCACCATTTTGAATGCTTTGTTGATTCAGTCCATAGGAACCGAAATTAACTTTGGTTTCTGTGGTAATTTGCTCTGTAGGACGACGGGTAACAATATTAATTACCCCACCTATTGCATCTGAACCATAAAGAGTTGAACCACCCCCAGGTAATACTTCGACTCTTTCAATATTATTAGTGGTAAATTCTGATAAATCGAAACCACCACCATCTAAATTATTAATTGGTCTACCATCCAATAAGATTAAGACTTGACCAGTATTAGAACCGCGAATAAATTGACCGCTTAAAGCGTTGACTTCTGTCCCAACTGTACCGTCACCTAAAATACCTGGAAGAAATCGCAGTGCTTCTTTGACTGTTCTTGCGCCTTGCGCTTCCATTTCTTCGCCAGTAATCACATACACCGGACGGGTGGAATCTTTGACTGTTCCCTCGCGGCGAAAAGGGGAAAACACAGGTTCATTTAACAGTTTGTCAATGACTGTCAGTTCAATGTCGGGTTCGGTTTCTGTTGTATTTTGAGATATTACTTCTGCAACTGGTTGTAAGTCTTTGGCGGAACCTTCCTCTTGTGGAAACTCGGATATTTGTAAAACTTCTGTGGCTATAATGCTGGAACTGTTCCACAGCATCCCTGCGGTGATAGTCAAACTAGAAACGATAAGTTGAGTTTCCCATCTGGCAATAAACTGAGTACGCATTGGTAATTTAAGCCACCTGTATAACTAAAAACTGATTGTCAGCAAAGATTTGAGCTTTTTTGGTAAAAAACTCTCAGCCAGTAGGAAACCTACAATTTTTGATAATGATTATTATTATCATGTAAATGGTGTAACTTACAAGCTTGTTTCAAAGGTTCGTAATTAGGCCTTTAGTCCTAACTACGAACTTGATGTACTACTGGTAATTAATTAACAGCAATCCACGGTTAATTTTGCCCACTTATTTAGGGGTGGGATTTTTGCTAAAATTCCTGTTTTTAAACGTTCTGGACGTTCTGACCAAGGTAGTAAACCATCAGGGTTGACGTAGTATTGAGTTGCACATTGCAGTATTGCAGATGGACTATCATCAACTGCTAAATTGCCGAAAAGATAGGTTAATTTCTCTTCTCCTGTAAAGGCGATAGCTGCGCCAACGCCTTCGGCGAACGCACAAGCATGGTTGCAAGCACTCATACATTCAACTCCTTGAATGGAGAATTTATGTTGCAATTCCCAAGTTTGTGCAAGTGCTTGGAGTTGTTGCAATAGCTGCCGTCCACCACTTTCATCAACTCGCTTGCCATTTTGCCACACACTGGCGCAGGTCGTGCAGACAAATAAAGTATGTTGTTTTTTGTTCATTAATTTTCAGACGTTGCCGATTGAAATGATGAGTTAGCCTCACGCATCCTGCAAGCAAGAGAATTCTGCCTTACGGGAAGTGTAGGCGCAAAGCTAGCTATGATTTGGGGATAACGTAAATATGCGAAGGTGGGAGTAAGATCCGAATGGATTTTCAGGCTTGTATCTATAACCTTCTGCGTGAGTATTGATATGTCTAGGAAAATGTCTACAATCTCAGAGAAATTTGTAGTGCGTGGCGTATGTCTGACGCGATGAGACAGTAATCCTGATTAATAGAGAGAATAGTGATTGCGTTATTCATCTGTACCTCGCAGATGGGAGTTTGTGGTACTTTCGGCGGGCATTCTGACTTAGAGACACGTTAACTTTGTCTCATTACAGCTGCGGGACAATGCCGGATTTACACCGAACTTTCCCCTTTACATCTGATGGCTGCTCCCCATCAGAACCGACAGTTGTAGGTAACATTACCATAGTTGTTATCTATATGTAAATTCAGTCGATAATAATTTAGATTTTCCTTACTGAATTTTAATTATACTTTTGCTACTGCTAACATCCATAAAAGAAATCCCCTAGCTATCAGTACAGGAGAGGAAGTTTTTTATACATTATATATTTTTGTTAAGTACCTTACGCCTCTAAGAGGTAGTTTAACGCTTTAACTTTGCTATTAAAGCTCCATACATGGCAACTGGCAAAAGCGGTAAAACCAGAAAACTTGTTTTTGTTTTTGGATGAGTTTCATTGTGTTTTTGTTCTTGTTAAAAGGGTATGCTGAGGTTGAAATTCTGCCCATTCTTTGCATACAGTTTGATAACATTGCGAGGGTGTAATTGGTAAATTAGTTAAATATAAAAAAGCAGCTTGATTCCCGTATTCCAACAAAAACACAACATCTTTTTGAGGATTATATTTATCTACAGCTTCGAGAATATGTGCATTCATGAAGTGTTTTTGCAGCAGTACGGTATCGGGTGCTGCTAACCAAGCATTTAAGAAAGCTGCAAGATTTTTACGCGGGATAAAATGGTCTTTAAATGTTTCACCAGCAATACTTAAATGCGGAGAATTAGTGCTGCAAATTACCACACCACGTTCTCCTCCTAAATAACCAACCCAAGCGTTGTAACCAATTGCTAATATATTGGTGGCGATAAAAGCTTGTTGCCAATCTTGGGTGTTTATTTCTGTGGTCATTTTCAATTAAACTCCTTTAGATAACTGCCAAAGTTGAACGGAATAACACAGATGGTTTTCAAAAATAGTGCGTGCTGCTAACCCCTCAGCAATTGGCTTTTCCAACCAACGCTTAAATGCCCAACGACCGAGTGTGTATAATGGTGGGACGGCGATCGCCACCAAATCTGCAATATATTTGATGGTAGTTAGCCCAAAAGTACCGAATTTTTCAACACACAAATCAATTGTTGGTGCAATATGGGTGGAGATGTCCTCAGTCTTGATTAACTCGAACCCAGCTTTTAGTAAAGCCGCTTGGAGTTCACCAGCGACATGACAATTGGAAAAGATACCCTTTTGGTATTCAGCATGAGAACGCATCATATCTGCAAGCAGCAGGTAGCCACCGCTATGTAGTAAACGAGCCGCACCTTCGGCTAAATCGTCAACAGCAATATATTGACTGCTTTCACTCAACAGAACTAAATCGTAGGAGTTTGAGGTGTGAAAATCTTCAAATCTCGTTAAATAGAAAGCTACTTGAAAGTTGGTATTCTTGATAAACTTTTCTTGCTGGAGTGTGTCAGGTGCTAATCCCTCAACAATGAAACCGCGATCGCGTAAATACACTGCATTCCCACCAATCCCGCAGCCGACATCCAGCACAGTTTTTATACCCTCTGGAATAAAACTAAAAAGCTTGGCTGCATAAGCTTCCTGCGCCGCACGCAGACGAGTTAGAGTCAATTCCTCACCCACAGTAGGTAGTGGCTCCCAATACCCGTAATGGAGATAGGAGGAATTTGTAAGTCCCATGTAATAATCTATCGCCGCATTTTGGTAGCGAGTCGATTTGGGAATATTGATTAGTTTTGGTTTTTGCATTTATAAAATGGTAGAAACAGTGACCGAAGCCCCGTTGGGGTGGGAGTAGGGAGTAGGGAAAGAGATAGCCCAAATATTGGAGTGGATCTTTGATTAACTAACGTATTACTATTAGCAAATTGCCACATAATAATTTTATTAAAAACTTAAAGCCACAAATAAAAACTGAGATTATTAATTACGAATTACGAATTACGTTTCACAATAACTAAATTGCCTTCTATTTTTGTCTCGTAATTTGATAGTGGTTTTGTAGCTGGCCCCATTTGCACATTACCATTGGCAGCAAATTCAGAAGCATGACAAGGGCATAAAAATATCTTTTCTTCTGCAAGCCACTCTAATGTGCAACCCATGTGAGTGCAGGTAGGGTTCACAGCCACTAGATTTTTGCTTTTAGAAGTACCAATTACCAATACTGAACCAACAGATGAGTTTTCATTTAATAGCTGACCAGTTTTATCCAATTCGGCAACTGTTCCTACTGGTTGCCAATCTCCAGATGTTGATGATATTGCTGTAGTTTCTGGAGCATAAGCCACAACTTTTTCAGGTAGGCTACTTGCCAAATAACCTAAACCAAAGCAAGTAATAAAGTCACGACGTTTCATATTATTTAAGTTTTATAGAAACAATTTATTGCACTCTGAAACTTCTAAACACAAAACTGTAAAACAGTGAGGGAAGAGAGAAAAACTCTTCCCCTATCCCCTACTTTTGGAAAGATAAAAAACCAAGGAAATTAAATTCTACGGGAGGCTATTCCGCAGACGGCGTAAACAATTTATCGATGCAGCACAATCACAACCAAACATAGCTACAGCAGCATCACTTTCTGCATCCGTAACCCCAAGCAGAGCCTTTTCACTGTCATCCGATGTAACATCAATTTCTGCTACGCCTTTTTGCAAATGAGATAATTCTTCAGCATGAGCGCAGAAAAACTTACCGAGTTTCGGATGTCTTACACAAGCTTTTTGGTCTGATGCTGATACTGGTGTAGTAGCAGCATCAGGACGGTCTACTGGTTGCGGATTTACTGGTTCACCAGCTGTGGTCACTTTACTGGTCATTACCAATGATGCTAGGGACATCAAAGCTGCGGATTTGGTAGTTAAAGTTATTAAAACTTTCTTCATACAATTGTCCTAGAAGTAGGTTGACAATTAAGGTTAATGTTCTCTCAGCTTGGTAGGGGAATGATGTTTTCTAAAAACCTAGATCCTCGAAGCAATTCACCCATAATATACACCAGAAAATAAATTGCTATCTAAGATTCACATATTCTTGAAAAAGTAGTTGTAAAAAATCCAAGTAAAATCTTTTATTTTTCACTTTGTATCTCTTACATTGATTTATTTCCCAAACAGGAAGTTTTCCTGTTTTATATACTTAATAGCTACTTGGTAGAGAGATAGCAATCGATTATACTCCAACTTTCACGCATCGCAACTATATATGTTGATATCCTGTATATCTTCTATGGCGTTAAACTTGGTTTAAATTCTGACCAACGCTTGCGAACTTGTTCGTAGCAATCGGGTGGAGTAATTTTTAGTTGGTGTAAAAAATTCACCTCAAATTGAGGATCTGCCTTTAGCACCAAAAGAATATCTTGATGGGGATTGTATGTTGCAACTGCTGGGGAAATTGATGAAATCATGGATGAGCAGATTGATTGCGATATAAATCCGCAATCCTGAAACGAACGCAAGTAAAACCCAATCAGATCGGAGGGGAGAAATTGCAGGGTGAAGGGAACTGTATCAAGACTTGTATTTGTAGGGTGAGTAACTTTAGTATCCACATCACAAATGACAACTCCTCGCCCAAATGACTGAAATCCCTTCCATCCGGTGTAACCGATTACCAGTAGATTATTATGAATAAAGTTGTTTTGCCAGTAGCCGAAATTTCCTTGCCAAACACTATTGGATGGTCGCACTTACTTCCTCCCCCAACACCAATGATTCAATGCGAACCTGATTGAGTTCCTGTCCAATGAATACTAATCTTGTTTGACGGAGTTCGTCGGGTTTCCAAAGACGATCGTAAAAGTAGTCAAATCGATTACCAACACCCTGTAATACCAGACGCATGGCTTTGTTTGGAACTACTACAAATCCCTTAATTCGATAAATTTCTTGCTGCTGCACCAATGTTTGCAAGCGTTTTACTAGGACAGTTGGCTCAAATGCTTGGTCTAGCAGTAGTTGTACTGCATTAATTCCTTCATCATGTTCGTGGTCTTCTTCAGTATCGTGATGACTAGGACGACTATCTAAGTTGTCTTCTACCGCAGCGTTGAAACCGAGTAACAAATCGCCACTGATTTTACCATCCTGGCAAGGAATGATTTTTACACCAGGGGATAAGTTCTGCTTTAACCAATCCTGTACTCTAACCTGCGTTTCTTCATCAACGCGATCGCTCTTAGTCAGCAATACTAGATCAGCACAAGCCAGTTGATCTTCAAACAGTTCCTCAATGGGTGTTTCGTGTTCTAGACTAGAGTCGGCTTGTCTCTGTGCTAAAACGGCTGCTAAATCACCTACATATTGATTAGTTGCCAAAGCTTCACAGTCAACCACAGTAATTACGCTGTCTACGGTAGCGCCTGTGCGAATCTCCGGCCAACGAAATGCTTGCACCAATGGTTTTGGTAGTGCTAGTCCAGAGGTTTCAATCAACATACAATCAAGGCTCGCGCGTCGCTTCAACAATTCTTGCATCGCTGGGAGGAATTCTTCTTGCACCGTACAGCACAGACAACCGTTGGTGAGTTCAACAATATTACTGTTGGAGTCTTCTTCATCGTCACATACTTGGCAATCACGTAAAAGTTCGCCATCAATTCCGATTTCTCCAAATTCATTCACCAAAACAGCAATGCGTCGTCCTTCATTGTTTTGGAGTAAATGGCGAATTAACGTCGTTTTGCCTGCGCCGAGAAATCCTGTAATTACTGTGACGGGAATTTTTTGCATATAAAGTGTGTCGTTTGTTGATTAATTTTGCGATGTGCAGAAAGAAGTTTTAATCGCAGATATCACGCAGTCAGTTGGTGTTAAAATCCAAATATTTATCACTAGCTGCGATCGCTACCTAACCAAGCTTGAGGGATTTTGGTTGGCAAAGTTTCTGTCCATCAATTCTGTGTGTGAGTTTGCCCGCACAGCCCGGAACATTCCAAATCGACATAGCCCTGCACCAAACGCCAAACGCATCAGTAAAAGCGTTGGCACTTCGCGCACAGACTTGACAAAACCAGACAGCCCAAAACGCACTAATCCCTGTGGTCGAGCTATCCCTTGCCAAATCGAATCGAACCAAGAAGGAAGGGTTTCTTGAGTCCAGTCTGCCGTAATTACCTCCCCCTCAACTAATTCTGTCTCCGCCAAAAGCTCAGAAAAGCCTTCAATACTGGAAAAAGCTGGATGAGACCACTGTTCGAGCAGTTGCCGCATTACTGGTTTCTCCCAAAAATTTAGGGGTTTTTGGCGGTCATCTCTCTGATTCCAGTCAGCTACAACCAAGACCCCACCAGGCTTTAGCACCCGCATTAGTTCTCTAGCAAAAACGGTTTTATCTGGCATGTGGGGGCCTGCTTCGATTGACCAGACTACATCAAAACTGGCATCTGGAAACGACAATGCCATCGCATCATCGACCGCAAACTGGGCATTTAGCCCAAGGGGTGTTAACTCCTGGGCGCGGTTAACCTGAATAGGACTAATGGTAATCCCTGTGACAGCAAATCCATAATCTCGCGCTAAAATCCGGCTGCTACCCCCGATCCCACAGCCAACATCTAAGACGGTAGTACCAGGAGGTAATTTTTCTAAACCTCCCCATTTAACCATTTCATGCACAAAATCAGATTTAGCAGTCAAAAAATCCTTTCGTCGTGGCGGCGAACCGTAATGACCGAGGTGAATGTGTTCCCCCCAATAAAACTCTAGGATGCCGTCAAGCGTCCATTGGTCGTAGGAATTGGCGACTGTGGCTGAGGATTCATACTTGCGGGCAGTTAGGAAATAAGCCGCAATTCCAATCACCAAAATCAGAAGAAAACCAATTACAGAATCAATACCTTCGCCAAAAAAAGAGTATGAAGAGAGAGGGCGCTTTGTAGTAGAGTTGTTGTCTTCCCAAACGACAACTCAAAAGCTACAATTCGCCCATGTTGGACATCCTATCACTGTTACAATGCCTGCTACCGCAGATCAACGCTACGACGATGCGCCGAATGAACCAGATCATCATGGCCATGTTAGCAATGAGCGGCCGAGCCACCATGTTGGGAATTTCTCGTTGGACAGACATTGGTGGTAGTTATCGGACAATGTTGAGATTTTTTCATACAGTAATACCTTGGGCAACATTGTTTTGGCTGTTTTTTCGTAAACATTTATGGCGAAAGGATGAAGTATATTTGCTTGCCGGAGATGAAGTTGTAGTCAGCAAGTCGGGTAAACAGACTTATGGGTTGGATAGATTCTTCTCTAGCCTAGTAAACAAACCTATATCAGGGCTATCTTTCTTTGTCTTGTCGTTAGTAAGTGTTGAGCAAAGACAGTCATTTCCGATTCAAATAGAACAAGTAATCAAGAGTAATACTAAAACAAATATTCAGTTGTCAAGCGAAAAAATAAAAACCAAAGAAAAACGTGGACGTGGACGACCAAAAGGGAGTAAAAACAAAAATAAAACCGAAGTGATATTCACATCTGAACTATTGCTAATTAAAAAGATGATTAATTCACTATTCAAGTTAGTAGCTAATTTTATTCCCCTAACATACTTGGTAGTAGATGGTCATTTTGGTAACAACAACGCTTTACAGATGGCACGACAAGTGAACTTGCACATAATTTCCAAGTTGCGCCACGATTCAGCATTATATATCCCTTATGAAAATCCTGACTATCATAAACGCTCTCGTCGTAAATACGGTGACAAACTAGACTATAGTAATATACCTGACAAATATTTATCTAAAAGTAGCATTGAGGATGAGATTCAAAGTGATATTTATCAAGCCACTCTCCTTCACAAAGAATTTGCCCAAGCTCTAAATGTAGTGATTTTAGTCAAAACCAATCTTAAGACTAATGTTCGTAGCCATGTAGTTCTATTCTCCAGTGACCTGGAATTATCATTTGAAAAAATAATTGATTATTACAAACTCCGCTTTCAAATCGAGTTTAACTTCCGTGATGCAAAGCAGTTTTGGGGGTTGGAAGATTTTATGAATCTGAGGCAAACTGCGGTAACTAACGCTGCTAATTTCGCATTTTTTATGGTTAATTTATCTCATCATCTTCTCGCTGATTTTCGCCTCATTAATCCCGGCTCCGGCATTATTGACCTTAAGGCTCATTATCGTGGCTTTCGATATATCCATGAAATTTTAAAAATGCTTCCAGAAATCCCTGAGCCTATTTTATTAAACCAGATTTTTGCCAAGCTTACTTCTTTAGGACGCATTCATCCCGTTTCTACGGGCGTTGAACCCTCGTAATTTGGCAGAGGTATTGAGAATATAATAAAGTTGACATTTTTTTGAATGCTCCTATACACCTATTTGAGTCGAGCTAATGGTTTACTCATGGCTGCTCGTCCTGAATCAGACGAGCGATGTCGTAACCGCCCGACGGATGCAATCGCAATATAAATCATCCGATACATCGACATTGCAATGTTTTGAACATCTTGAATAATTTTCCCTTGAGGTAGACTGGGCTTGTGTTTATCTTGGAGGAGGGCCGTTTGTTTGACAAAGGGATGAATAGCAGTAGGAATCTTCCCAGTTCGGTGAAGATAGAATTTCGGCATGATGATTAACCGAGTCAGAATTTAACTAAAATACAGAGAAGTTATGCACGCCAGAGATAGCGATGAAAAGTTAGTGCCATACCTCGTTGAAAATATTTCTCTTTATCAAAGTAAAAGAAATACCTGAATACTCACAAAGTAATTACTGTAAGACTTACACAAATAAAGGCTTCGTCATTGCGACCATAGGGAAGCAATGACGAAAATAAGTTAGTTTTGCGTAAGTCCTGTACTAATTGAAATTTAATATTAAAGCTTCGGATACCTCGGCTACGCTCGGTACAAGTTCTTTCAGCTTTAACGTTGAGCAAAGTTGAGACATTAATTACTTATTTCGTGGAAAGCCGCCACTTGTAGCGTTTTTATGTGCAGTGCTTTCAAAATATCAAACCTAGCGATCGCCATGTAATAAACCATCCGTGCCTCGCAGATGTACAAAATTTACAAGTCAACTTCGGCGGGCATTCTGACTCACAAGGTAAACCTTGATTACAGCTGCGGGACAATGCCGGATTCGCACCGGACTTTCCCCCTTACCTCTAGTGGCTGACCCCCACTAGAACCGAGTTGCTATTGAGAAAATAGTACCACAGCAATGATGCTGAAATTCAGCAGCTACTTAAAACGTAAAGTAATCCCCACCGTACCAAAATCAGCAAAAGCTAGGACGATCGCATAATTAAGAATGAAAGCTAATCACCAGACATACCCAAATACTAAAAGAAGTCTTGGTTATAGCAACCAAGACTAAAGAGCGAATTTATTCAATTGAACACGCTTACACAATTGCTTATCCCAAATTACTGAAGAAAGTCCCCCAAATGGTTCCTGTTACTCCCACAGCAATTAAAAGGTTAGTGAAAAACTTGCCTAATTCAGTTGATTCTCCCAGTACTTTATCATCTTGACCTGCACTGAAAAATAATGACCAGGCTTGGTTAACGTTAATTGTTTCAAAGTTGTTGAAATCGGGTCTAAAAACAACGGGGCCAATTAAATCTTTTTTAGGGAAATCAAAATCAGTTTTCATAGCAATCCTCTGGTAATTTTTTATCGGTTAATTGAGTGAAATTCTTAAATATTCAGATTTAGTTATAGGTTTGTCAGCCATCCAATCAAGCCGTGTCCTGTGACAACTTCTACAGCTATGAGTGAGACAAAACCAATCATCGCCAAACGTCCATTGAGTTTCTCGGCGTACTCGGTAAAACCTGCTCTTGGGGTTTTATCTACATAAACCTTTGGTTCAATTGCAAAGTTGTTGAGTTGACCGAGTTCGTTCATGGTAAAGCCTTTGCTTGTCATGTCTTTTTTCCTTTACTTGCTTATGTAACTAAATATAACAATATGTAAATATTTTTTGCAAGCGCTTGACACGAATAAAAATGACGGTTATCCGTACTAAAAGAAATCGAAGATACCGTAACTTTCGCGTAGCGTCTCCGTTGTGGGAGAATCGCCTCTGACAATTTAAAGAACATGATTAGTAGGACTTTGGTCAGGTTTTTTAACCAATCCGATGTAGCGAGAGGGCTGTATACCTTGTAAATGTGTTGCTTCTATGACCGCAAGTTGATTATTAGTAATACGCTCAATAAACTCAAGGCTGCACTAATGATAAACATAAACGTATATCCCGTAGCACTGGCGATCGCACCACTCAAAACTGAAGCAGCAATTCCGCCAATGTATACTACTGACACCTGAAATGTATAATCAGTAGCGGCTGTTGCAGGTTCGCATTTATCCATCATGGCACTTAGTAATGCAGTATATGCCATACTTTGGGCTGCATTGACTGTGATACTAACAGCATACAACACAGGTAAACTACTGATACCAATTGCAGGTATGATATACAAAAGTGTCACCATGCTTGCAGCAAAGCCAAATAGAGCTAGAGAACGTAATCTTCCCCAGTGGGTAATCAAAACTCCTGCAATTAAAGCACTAACAATACGGACACTGTAACTGACAATACCCAACATTAAGCCAATATCTGAGAGCGACAAACCTCTATCAACAAAAAGTGGACGGAGCATTGTACCTGACATCATTTCGCCTCCCATATATAGCAATACTACGAAAAGCCACGGTAATGCTTTGGGACGCGAGAGAAAGTTGATAAAAGGTTGAAAATAAGATTTAAAAAATTTTGATTTCTGAGATTTATTACTAATTTTTTCTTTATATAATATTACTGGAATTAAAGTCAGAAAAATTACAACTGACATGATTATCAAGCTATACCGCCAGCCGATTCTATCTAGTAAAATCAGCGCTCCACCTCCACCAATAATAGCGCCAAAAACATTTCCCCCAGCTTGAATAGCGTTTCCTAGTCCTCTTTCTCGCGGTTCGAGTAAATTTACTGCTAACGCATCAGTTGCAATGTCTTGGCTGGCGGAGAATAAAAAAGCGAGAAACATACAAAAAACTAAGATATTGAAATTCTCTTGAATATCAATAAATCCACATCCAAATGTTACAAGTGCTAACAAAACTTGAAAACAGATAATCCAACCGCGATAACGTCCTAACCTTGGCAAATGGTAGCGGTCAATAAAAGGCGACCACAGAAATTTTAAGGCTGAGGGAAGAATGAGAAAACTTAACAACCCGATAGCATCCAGCGACATATTTTGTTGTCGCATAAAAACAGGTACGGTTTGGATAAAAAAGGTTGTCGGAATGAATTGAGTAGTATAAAGTGTGGCGAGTAAAATTAATTTAGTAAGCATAGCAATATGCAGAGGATAACAAATCAAACAAAAATAGCGACATAAAAAATAATCTTTCCCATCGCTACAACAATTAAATTAGAAATTAGCTTTAACTTGCACGCCATAGGTCACGGGATCGCCAAATCCTGCGGTTCCATCTGGTACTGGGAATAAGTATCCAGAGGTAATATAACGAGTATCAAACAAGTTATTTGCATAGAGGTAAATGCCATATTTCTCAGCTTCGTAACCGATGCGGGCATTAACTAAGGCATAAGGTTCTTGCTTGATTTGGTTCGCATCATCAAAATAAGTAATCCCATAACCACGCAATTCTGCACGAGCAAATAAGCCGGACTGACTGCGATATTGAGCAGCTAAATTGTAAGTAAATTGTGGAGAAAGGGGAACTTGATTATTGCTTAAGTCTACACCTGTATCGGAATTTAGGTAGTTTTTGTATATACTATCTACATAACCAACTGATGCAGTTAAATCGAATCCTTTAGCTGGTTTTGCTTTCAGTTCCAATTCTACTCCTGTAGCTTCCAGGTCAACGTTGTTAACTCTGCCAAAAAAACCACTCTCGTCATATTGCAAAACTTGATAATTATTTACGTCATTGTGAAAGACTGATAGGTTAGCAATTAAACGATTATCAA encodes the following:
- a CDS encoding transposase, which codes for MLDILSLLQCLLPQINATTMRRMNQIIMAMLAMSGRATMLGISRWTDIGGSYRTMLRFFHTVIPWATLFWLFFRKHLWRKDEVYLLAGDEVVVSKSGKQTYGLDRFFSSLVNKPISGLSFFVLSLVSVEQRQSFPIQIEQVIKSNTKTNIQLSSEKIKTKEKRGRGRPKGSKNKNKTEVIFTSELLLIKKMINSLFKLVANFIPLTYLVVDGHFGNNNALQMARQVNLHIISKLRHDSALYIPYENPDYHKRSRRKYGDKLDYSNIPDKYLSKSSIEDEIQSDIYQATLLHKEFAQALNVVILVKTNLKTNVRSHVVLFSSDLELSFEKIIDYYKLRFQIEFNFRDAKQFWGLEDFMNLRQTAVTNAANFAFFMVNLSHHLLADFRLINPGSGIIDLKAHYRGFRYIHEILKMLPEIPEPILLNQIFAKLTSLGRIHPVSTGVEPS
- a CDS encoding chlorophyll a/b-binding protein — protein: MTSKGFTMNELGQLNNFAIEPKVYVDKTPRAGFTEYAEKLNGRLAMIGFVSLIAVEVVTGHGLIGWLTNL
- a CDS encoding MFS transporter, whose product is MLTKLILLATLYTTQFIPTTFFIQTVPVFMRQQNMSLDAIGLLSFLILPSALKFLWSPFIDRYHLPRLGRYRGWIICFQVLLALVTFGCGFIDIQENFNILVFCMFLAFLFSASQDIATDALAVNLLEPRERGLGNAIQAGGNVFGAIIGGGGALILLDRIGWRYSLIIMSVVIFLTLIPVILYKEKISNKSQKSKFFKSYFQPFINFLSRPKALPWLFVVLLYMGGEMMSGTMLRPLFVDRGLSLSDIGLMLGIVSYSVRIVSALIAGVLITHWGRLRSLALFGFAASMVTLLYIIPAIGISSLPVLYAVSITVNAAQSMAYTALLSAMMDKCEPATAATDYTFQVSVVYIGGIAASVLSGAIASATGYTFMFIISAALSLLSVLLIINLRS